The region TTGTCACACTTTTACCACAGCCAGACTCGCCAACAATAGCCAATGTTTCGCCTTTATACAAATCAAAGTTTACCCCGCGGACAGCCTTGACCGTACCACCATAGGTTGAAAAAGTCACATGCAGATTGTTCACTTCCAGAATTTTTTCCAATTCTATCCCCTACTTTCTTAGCTTCGGATCAAGCGCATCTTGCAAGCCATCGCCTAAAACATTAAAAGCAAACATCGTAAACGAGATGAAAAATGCCGGGAAAAATAATGTCCACCAATTACCTGAAAGGATGGCTCCTAATGCATCGTTTGCCATCGTTCCCCAGCTTGCATATGGCGATTGAATCCCCAGTCCCAGAAAACTGAGGAACGCCTCGGCAAAAATGGCACTAGGTACTGTTAAGGTCATTTGCACGATAATTGGTCCCATTGTATTAGGAAGCAAATTTTTATTGATGATCCGTCCCGTTTTTGTGCCAAACGATTTGGAGGCAAGCACAAATTCATAGTTTTTAATTTGCAGCACCTGCCCACGGACAATTCTAGCCATCCCGACCCAGCCGGTTACCGTCAGTGCCAGAATAATGGTTGTCAAACTGGGACCAATCACAACTAAAAATAAAATCACGACAAGCAGATATGGCAGTCCATATAACACTTCAATAATCCGCATCATGATATTATCCGCTCGCCCACCCTTGTAACCGGAAATCCCTCCGTAAACAACACCAATAAATAGATCTATCAGTGCTGCCATTAACCCAACAAATAAGGAAATCCTGGCTCCATACCATGTTCTGGTAAATACATCACGCCCTAATGAATCAGTACCAAACCAATGATCTGCGGTTGGCGGCATAAATTGCTCAGATAAGCTACCTTCTCTGACCGAGTAAGGGGACAACATCGGACCAATAATTGCCATAACAGTTAACAGAATTAAAAAAATGAGTCCGGTCATAGCCAGTTTATTTTTCACCAATCGTCGCCATGCATCTTGCCAATAAGATAACGAAGGCCTGGAAACCTTTTCGGCAGCATGTAAATCTTTTTCCTTCCAGTGAAACCACTCGTCTGGCACCTGTTTGTAAGGAGAATGGCTGGTTTGTTCTGATAATGGTTCCATCTCATTCTCCTCCTTTTTTGTGCAGCTTGATGCGTGGATCCAGCAGTCCATAAGCGATGTCAACAAGGAATAACATGAAGATCAGGAACGCACTATAGAACACAGTTGTCCCCATAATCACTGGATAATCACGCTGATTGATACTTTCCACAAAATATTTTCCCATTCCTGGTATAGCGAAGATCTTCTCAATC is a window of Lentibacillus daqui DNA encoding:
- a CDS encoding ABC transporter permease, which encodes MEPLSEQTSHSPYKQVPDEWFHWKEKDLHAAEKVSRPSLSYWQDAWRRLVKNKLAMTGLIFLILLTVMAIIGPMLSPYSVREGSLSEQFMPPTADHWFGTDSLGRDVFTRTWYGARISLFVGLMAALIDLFIGVVYGGISGYKGGRADNIMMRIIEVLYGLPYLLVVILFLVVIGPSLTTIILALTVTGWVGMARIVRGQVLQIKNYEFVLASKSFGTKTGRIINKNLLPNTMGPIIVQMTLTVPSAIFAEAFLSFLGLGIQSPYASWGTMANDALGAILSGNWWTLFFPAFFISFTMFAFNVLGDGLQDALDPKLRK